The proteins below are encoded in one region of Festucalex cinctus isolate MCC-2025b chromosome 2, RoL_Fcin_1.0, whole genome shotgun sequence:
- the arf3a gene encoding ADP-ribosylation factor 3a produces the protein MGNIFGNLLKSLIGKKEMRILMVGLDAAGKTTILYKLKLGEIVTTIPTIGFNVETVEYKNISFTVWDVGGQDKIRPLWRHYFQNTQGLIFVVDSNDRERVNEAREELMRMLAEDELRDAVLLVFANKQDLPNAMNAAEITDKLGLHSLRHRNWYIQATCATSGDGLYEGLDWLANQLKNKK, from the exons ATGGGCAACATCTTTGGAAACCTGCTGAAGAGCCTGATAGGGAAAAAGGAGATGAGGATTCTCATGGTGGGGCTGGATGCCGCTGGGAAAACCACCATCCTTTACAAGCTGAAGCTGGGCGAGATCGTCACCACCATTCCCACAATTG GCTTCAATGTTGAGACGGTGGAGTACAAGAACATCAGTTTCACCGTGTGGGATGTGGGCGGCCAGGACAAGATTCGTCCCTTGTGGAGGCACTACTTCCAAAACACTCAGG GCTTGATCTTTGTGGTGGACAGCAATGACCGCGAGCGTGTGAACGAAGCTCGAGAGGAACTCATGAGGATGCTGGCTGAGGACGAGCTGCGGGATGCTGTTCTCCTCGTCTTCGCCAACAAGCAG GACCTGCCCAATGCCATGAATGCGGCGGAGATCACGGACAAGCTGGGCCTGCACTCCCTCCGTCACCGCAACTGGTACATTCAGGCCACCTGCGCCACCAGTGGTGACGGCCTTTACGAGGGCCTGGACTGGTTGGCCAATCAGCTGAAGAACAAAAAGTGA
- the wnt10b gene encoding protein Wnt-10b isoform X2 has protein sequence MHLYDSYKRGTGKGFRKTFSLSVLCNDILSLKVAGDPVLTPNSVCLRLAGLSKRQMRMCVRRPDVTASALQGIQVAIHECQHQLRDQRWNCSSLESLGKLLHHSNILNRGFRESAFSLALLAAGVAHSVASACSMGKLGGCGCEGKRRQNHDKLRLKLTQLQLQTLQKGGLPADLLPAHHSTRFKPFPDELTSMQETWEWRGCNHDLRFGERFSREWLDSRGSPRDIHARMRIHNNRVGRQIVADNMKKRCKCHGTSGSCQFKTCWHVSPEFRLVGSILKEKFLSATLINSQNKNNGVFNPRLGNVGRRRSGSPNRSHGGSLSRELVYFEKSPDFCERDAAVDSLGTHARICNKTSHGTDSCGSLCCGRGHNILKQTHSQRCNCRFHWCCYVLCDECRVTEWVSVCK, from the exons TGTGCTGTGTAATGACATCCTCAGCCTGAAGGTGGCAGGAGATCCGGTGCTAACCCCCAACTCGGTGTGCCTGCGCCTGGCCGGCCTCAGTAAGCGTCAGATGAGGATGTGCGTGCGACGACCCGACGTGACGGCCTCCGCTCTGCAGGGCATCCAAGTGGCCATCCACGAGTGTCAGCACCAGCTGCGGGACCAACGGTGGAACTGCTCCTCGCTGGAGAGCCTCGGCAAACTGTTGCATCACAGCAACATTCTCAACAGAG GTTTTCGTGAGAGTGCCTTCTCGCTGGCCTTGTTAGCAGCGGGTGTGGCGCACTCGGTGGCCTCGGCCTGCAGCATGGGCAAGCTGGGGGGATGTGGCTGTGAGGGCAAGCGTCGCCAGAATCATGACAAGCTCCGGTTGAAGCTCACGCAGCTGCAGCTGCAGACGCTGCAGAAAGGCGGCCTGCCCGCCGACCTACTCCCCGCCCACCACTCCACGCGGTTCAAGCCTTTTCCGGATGAGCTCACCTCCATGCAGGAGACTTGGGAGTGGAGGGGCTGCAACCATGACTTGCGTTTTGGGGAGCGTTTCTCCAGGGAGTGGCTGGATTCCCGGGGATCGCCGAGAGACATCCACGCTCGCATGAGGATACATAACAACCGAGTGGGACGACAG ATCGTAGCTGACAACATGAAGAAGAGGTGCAAGTGTCACGGCACGTCAGGAAGCTGCCAGTTCAAGACCTGTTGGCACGTATCACCAGAGTTCCGGCTCGTGGGTTCAATACTCAAGGAAAAATTCCTTTCGGCCACCTTGATCAACTCCCAGAACAAGAACAATGGAGTTTTCAATCCCCGACTTGGGAACGTTGGCCGCAGGAGGTCGGGGAGCCCGAACAGAAGTCATGGTGGCAGCTTGTCCCGCGAGTTGGTGTACTTCGAGAAGTCCCCCGACTTTTGTGAGCGTGACGCGGCCGTAGACTCTTTGGGCACGCACGCTCGCATCTGCAACAAAACGAGCCACGGCACGGACAGCTGCGGCTCGCTGTGTTGCGGCCGAGGACACAACATACTGAAACAGACCCACAGCCAGCGCTGCAACTGCAGGTTTCACTGGTGCTGCTATGTTCTGTGCGACGAGTGCCGCGTCACAGAATGGGTGAGCGTGTGCAAGTAA
- the wnt10b gene encoding protein Wnt-10b isoform X1, whose product MELPNKLRLDRCPILAAALLLLPALTVLCNDILSLKVAGDPVLTPNSVCLRLAGLSKRQMRMCVRRPDVTASALQGIQVAIHECQHQLRDQRWNCSSLESLGKLLHHSNILNRGFRESAFSLALLAAGVAHSVASACSMGKLGGCGCEGKRRQNHDKLRLKLTQLQLQTLQKGGLPADLLPAHHSTRFKPFPDELTSMQETWEWRGCNHDLRFGERFSREWLDSRGSPRDIHARMRIHNNRVGRQIVADNMKKRCKCHGTSGSCQFKTCWHVSPEFRLVGSILKEKFLSATLINSQNKNNGVFNPRLGNVGRRRSGSPNRSHGGSLSRELVYFEKSPDFCERDAAVDSLGTHARICNKTSHGTDSCGSLCCGRGHNILKQTHSQRCNCRFHWCCYVLCDECRVTEWVSVCK is encoded by the exons ATGGAACTACCAAACAAACTCCGCTTGGACCGGTGCCCGATTTTGGCGGCAGCATTGTTATTACTACCTGCGTTGAC TGTGCTGTGTAATGACATCCTCAGCCTGAAGGTGGCAGGAGATCCGGTGCTAACCCCCAACTCGGTGTGCCTGCGCCTGGCCGGCCTCAGTAAGCGTCAGATGAGGATGTGCGTGCGACGACCCGACGTGACGGCCTCCGCTCTGCAGGGCATCCAAGTGGCCATCCACGAGTGTCAGCACCAGCTGCGGGACCAACGGTGGAACTGCTCCTCGCTGGAGAGCCTCGGCAAACTGTTGCATCACAGCAACATTCTCAACAGAG GTTTTCGTGAGAGTGCCTTCTCGCTGGCCTTGTTAGCAGCGGGTGTGGCGCACTCGGTGGCCTCGGCCTGCAGCATGGGCAAGCTGGGGGGATGTGGCTGTGAGGGCAAGCGTCGCCAGAATCATGACAAGCTCCGGTTGAAGCTCACGCAGCTGCAGCTGCAGACGCTGCAGAAAGGCGGCCTGCCCGCCGACCTACTCCCCGCCCACCACTCCACGCGGTTCAAGCCTTTTCCGGATGAGCTCACCTCCATGCAGGAGACTTGGGAGTGGAGGGGCTGCAACCATGACTTGCGTTTTGGGGAGCGTTTCTCCAGGGAGTGGCTGGATTCCCGGGGATCGCCGAGAGACATCCACGCTCGCATGAGGATACATAACAACCGAGTGGGACGACAG ATCGTAGCTGACAACATGAAGAAGAGGTGCAAGTGTCACGGCACGTCAGGAAGCTGCCAGTTCAAGACCTGTTGGCACGTATCACCAGAGTTCCGGCTCGTGGGTTCAATACTCAAGGAAAAATTCCTTTCGGCCACCTTGATCAACTCCCAGAACAAGAACAATGGAGTTTTCAATCCCCGACTTGGGAACGTTGGCCGCAGGAGGTCGGGGAGCCCGAACAGAAGTCATGGTGGCAGCTTGTCCCGCGAGTTGGTGTACTTCGAGAAGTCCCCCGACTTTTGTGAGCGTGACGCGGCCGTAGACTCTTTGGGCACGCACGCTCGCATCTGCAACAAAACGAGCCACGGCACGGACAGCTGCGGCTCGCTGTGTTGCGGCCGAGGACACAACATACTGAAACAGACCCACAGCCAGCGCTGCAACTGCAGGTTTCACTGGTGCTGCTATGTTCTGTGCGACGAGTGCCGCGTCACAGAATGGGTGAGCGTGTGCAAGTAA
- the wnt1 gene encoding protein Wnt-1, which produces MHRAEHHSEGHSEEEFSILACVDTSTSPCNLSHRALGSINLSFGGVSESAMRSLALLLGVKAACILLVSSLSGTGAVNNSGRWWGIVNVASSSNLLTNSKNVQLVLDPSLALLSRRQRRLIRQNPGILHAITAGLHTAIKECKWQFRNRRWNCPTTHSPAIFGKIVNRGCRETAFVFAITSAGVTHAVARSCSEGAIESCTCDYRRRGPGGPDWHWGGCSDNVDFGRMFTREFVDSGERGRDLRYLANLHNNEAGRMTVSTEMRQECKCHGMSGSCTVRTCWMRLPSFRNVGDFLKDRFDGASRVVYANKGSNRASHRADPRHLEPENPAHKPPSAMDLVYFEKSPNFCSYNGKTGTLGTLGRTCNSSSPGLDGCELLCCGRGFETQAESITERCNCTFHWCCHVSCLNCTSTRTLHQCL; this is translated from the exons ATGCACCGCGCAGAGCATCACTCAGAGGGACACAGTGAGGAGGAGTTCAGCATCCTCGCATGCGTGGACACTTCGACATCACCCTGCAATCTGTCTCATCGCGCACTCGGGTCAATTAACTTATCATTTGGAGGG GTGAGCGAGAGCGCGATGAGGAGTTTGGCGCTTCTGCTGGGAGTTAAAGCCGCGTGCATCCTGCTGGTGTCGTCGCTCTCCGGCACTGGGGCAGTCAACAACAGTGGCCGCTGGTG GGGCATTGTCAACGTAGCCTCCTCATCGAACCTTCTCACCAACTCCAAGAATGTGCAGTTGGTCCTGGACCCGAGCCTGGCCCTACTGAGTCGTCGGCAGCGTCGACTGATTCGTCAGAATCCTGGCATCTTGCACGCCATCACTGCTGGACTGCACACAGCCATAAAAGAATGCAAGTGGCAGTTCCGCAACCGCCGCTGGAACTGCCCGACCACCCACAGCCCGGCAATATTTGGCAAAATTGTCAACCGTG GTTGCAGAGAGACAGCCTTCGTGTTTGCTATCACCAGCGCGGGGGTGACTCACGCGGTGGCACGGTCATGCTCAGAAGGGGCCATCGAATCGTGCACGTGCGATTACCGGCGCAGAGGTCCCGGCGGACCCGATTGGCATTGGGGGGGCTGCAGCGACAACGTAGACTTCGGTAGGATGTTCACTCGTGAATTTGTGGACTCCGGTGAGAGAGGGCGAGATCTACGCTACCTCGCCAACCTGCACAATAACGAGGCCGGCAGAATG ACTGTGTCCACAGAGATGCGTCAGGAGTGCAAGTGTCACGGCATGTCAGGCTCCTGCACCGTGCGGACCTGTTGGATGCGCCTCCCAAGCTTCCGCAACGTGGGAGACTTCCTCAAGGACCGCTTTGATGGGGCATCCCGAGTCGTTTACGCCAACAAAGGCAGCAATCGCGCGTCCCACAGAGCAGACCCGCGCCACCTGGAACCAGAAAACCCAGCTCACAAACCCCCCTCCGCCATGGACCTGGTTTATTTTGAGAAATCGCCAAACTTCTGCTCCTACAATGGCAAAACTGGCACTTTGGGAACTTTGGGTAGAACTTGCAACAGCTCTTCTCCAGGTCTGGATGGATGTGAGCTGCTATGTTGTGGACGTGGGTTTGAGACCCAGGCCGAGAGTATCACGGAGCGGTGCAACTGCACCTTCCACTGGTGCTGTCACGTCAGCTGCCTGAACTGCACCAGTACACGAACATTACACCAGTGTCTTTGA